A genomic window from Microbacterium sp. ET2 includes:
- a CDS encoding M20/M25/M40 family metallo-hydrolase yields MRNLVPPLEPDFVDQAIENYRALVRIPTISRLGDRGTNWAPFEQFREDIAARYPQLHGSLSLEIVREHAMLFRWRGMTDTEPTVLMAHYDVVPVEDESAWTVPPFAADIVDVDGEPHLVARGSIDDKASLAGILAAVEQAIISGFTPRSDVYLAFTHNEEVLGDGTPSIVQLLEKRGVRPRLVIDEGGIVGESILGPVNADVVCIGVSEKGTGTLRLSLSAPGGHSAVPPLEEATVRLARAIVAIHDRGITPLLSDVNRRLIRTLGPHAPGPVAEAARLLDAGDEAGAIESFATASLNARAMVHTIPVTTVVSAGMTANAIPERASALVSLRIAPGHSPADVVDRVRQVIDDDGIAIEVIELKDASPVSPSEGAEWDLIVRHIHATYGDDVLVVPYVNNGGTDSRNYTGISDSVYRFSPYRMSLAQRESLHAIDERLPISSFVEGLTFYTSFVRDL; encoded by the coding sequence TCGTAGATCAGGCGATCGAGAACTACCGCGCGCTGGTTCGGATTCCGACCATCTCGCGACTCGGTGACCGTGGAACGAACTGGGCACCTTTCGAGCAATTCCGCGAAGACATCGCCGCTCGCTATCCTCAGTTGCACGGAAGCCTCTCTCTGGAGATCGTGCGCGAACACGCGATGCTTTTCCGCTGGCGCGGGATGACCGACACAGAACCGACAGTCCTGATGGCGCACTATGACGTGGTGCCTGTCGAGGACGAAAGCGCTTGGACCGTTCCTCCCTTTGCAGCGGACATCGTGGACGTCGACGGGGAGCCCCACCTCGTGGCGCGCGGGAGCATCGATGACAAAGCCTCGCTAGCCGGCATCCTCGCAGCGGTGGAGCAAGCCATTATCAGCGGCTTCACACCTCGGTCTGACGTCTACCTCGCGTTCACGCACAATGAGGAAGTTCTCGGCGACGGCACACCGAGCATCGTTCAACTGCTCGAGAAACGAGGGGTGAGGCCGCGCCTTGTCATCGACGAGGGCGGCATCGTGGGCGAGAGCATCCTCGGCCCCGTGAACGCAGACGTCGTGTGCATCGGCGTCAGCGAGAAGGGAACGGGGACGCTGCGCCTATCGCTGTCCGCCCCGGGTGGGCACTCTGCTGTGCCGCCCCTCGAGGAGGCGACGGTGCGGCTGGCCCGCGCAATCGTTGCAATCCACGATCGCGGCATCACCCCACTCCTCAGCGATGTGAACCGGCGGCTCATCCGCACCCTTGGACCCCACGCGCCGGGCCCTGTCGCGGAGGCGGCTCGCCTGCTGGATGCCGGCGACGAAGCCGGAGCGATCGAATCGTTCGCCACGGCGAGCCTCAACGCCCGGGCGATGGTGCACACCATTCCCGTGACCACGGTCGTCTCGGCGGGGATGACGGCCAACGCCATCCCGGAACGCGCATCCGCCCTAGTGAGCTTGCGCATCGCGCCCGGCCATTCGCCGGCGGACGTCGTCGACCGGGTGCGCCAGGTCATCGACGACGACGGAATCGCGATCGAGGTGATCGAGCTCAAAGACGCCTCGCCGGTGTCGCCGTCGGAAGGTGCCGAGTGGGATCTCATCGTGCGGCACATCCACGCCACCTACGGTGACGACGTGCTCGTGGTGCCCTACGTCAACAACGGCGGAACGGACAGCCGCAACTACACGGGCATCAGCGACAGCGTGTACCGCTTCAGCCCGTACCGTATGTCGCTCGCACAGCGCGAGAGCCTGCATGCGATCGACGAGCGCCTACCGATCTCGAGCTTCGTCGAAGGTCTCACCTTCTACACGTCGTTCGTGCGGGATCTGTGA